One Elephas maximus indicus isolate mEleMax1 chromosome 18, mEleMax1 primary haplotype, whole genome shotgun sequence genomic region harbors:
- the CCDC54 gene encoding coiled-coil domain-containing protein 54, translating to MYKLQPKRIKSAAGQMWTSNVSKIRKTLKNVYHKCKIQHPYSTRYPSMASYDCAQDDISIDEEMNVRAMLQDIKTSQIELLSQMTDTVTSLTKIQKKNDLYQKQMEALETRVNVNKDKQCTIINNIFSMKEDMDDLKKKMMTLGNHSSCSSIHRLEVLGGEKDEEIIELLQKLIQSETLKKTSVSSESRISSTTPEEVPNYPGPTSHLKGKAISPQNKTLKKSNHPNTSRSCQKAKSNIYIYPDFSTWIKLTFVHGGKWRFFLSATKLEEFIQWLLSRPTVLPEEPQLITQKYCPFTGPIASLTTVCLSVFNYVYCLFGSSKEEVTRL from the coding sequence ATGTACAAACTTCAACCCAAGAGAATAAAATCGGCTGCTGGCCAGATGTGGACTTCAAATGTCTCTAAAATCAGAAAAACTCTTAAAAATGTTTACCATAAATGCAAGATCCAGCACCCATATTCAACTAGATATCCAAGTATGGCTTCCTACGATTGTGCTCAAGATGACATTAGCATTGATGAAGAAATGAATGTTAGAGCAATGCTCCAAGATATTAAAACTTCCCAAATTGAACTCCTCAGCCAAATGACTGACACTGTCACTTCACTAACAAAAATCCAGAAAAAGAATGACCTTTATCAGAAGCAAATGGAGGCACTGGAAACCAGAGTGAATGTTAACAAAGACAAACAATGCACAATAATTAACAATATCTTCTCTATGAAAGAAGACATGGATGACTTAAAGAAGAAGATGATGACACTGGGAAACCACAGTTCTTGCTCCAGCATACATCGTTTAGAGGTCCTAGGGGGAGAAAAGGATGAAGAAATCATAGAATTGCTTCAGAAACTCATACAATCAGAAACTCTGAAGAAAACCTCAGTCTCTTCAGAATCTAGAATCTCTTCAACAACACCAGAGGAAGTCCCCAATTACCCAGGCCCCACTAGTCATCTTAAAGGAAAAGCAATTTCTCCCCAAAATAAAACTCTGAAGAAAAGTAACCATCCAAACACATCAAGAAGCTGTCAAAAAGCAAagtcaaatatttatatttacccAGACTTCAGTACATGGATCAAGCTAACTTTTGTCCATGGAGGAAAGTGGAGATTTTTCCTTAGTGCCACCAAACTGGAGGAGTTCATCCAGTGGCTTCTTTCCAGGCCAACTGTCCTTCCTGAGGAACCACAGCTCATTACCCAGAAATACTGCCCATTTACTGGGCCTATTGCAAGCTTGACCACAGTCTGTCTCTCTGTTTTCAACTATGTTTACTGCCTCTTTGGTTCCTCAAAAGAGGAAGTAACTCGACTGTAG